One part of the Oncorhynchus clarkii lewisi isolate Uvic-CL-2024 chromosome 7, UVic_Ocla_1.0, whole genome shotgun sequence genome encodes these proteins:
- the LOC139413474 gene encoding small vasohibin-binding protein, whose translation MEPTCRKDKVKLNSTPTRGDRAKQKSAQQELKQRQRAEIYALNKVMTELEQQQFEAFCKQMQSQGE comes from the exons ATGGAGCCCACCTGTCGCAAAGACAAAGTGAAGTTGAACTCCACTCCTACTCGCGGCGACAGGGCCAAGCAGAAATCCGCCCAGCAGGAACTGAAACAACGTCAACGGGCAGAG ATCTACGCCCTGAATAAGGTGATGACAGAGCTGGAGCAGCAGCAGTTTGAGGCCTTCTGTAAGCAGATGCAGTCCCAGGGAGAGTGA